In Chitinophaga sp. HK235, a single window of DNA contains:
- a CDS encoding AraC family transcriptional regulator, translated as MDQLGTGAFLGVSKANYHLSGIMLSETVYTSRVSEEWHHHANPHCSLILEGGNLEHRRYRQQEALPGQLLRYAAGEVHRNLHTLHPSRNLNLELEPTFFKTYDLLEMTWETIAEHDLQLAVLKLYHACSMEEDTLGDTSLLSLWGRPGRPGKGLPAWAIRIRELLQDQWDTPFTLASLSAQAGVHPVTVSRYFPLYFHCTLGEYLRKIKVAQSLALVRNKENSLTDIAFQCGFYDQSHFIRSFRQYTGYRPGAFRKL; from the coding sequence ATGGACCAACTGGGTACCGGTGCCTTTCTGGGTGTCAGCAAAGCCAACTACCACCTCTCCGGCATCATGCTGTCGGAAACTGTATATACCTCCCGTGTATCGGAAGAATGGCATCATCATGCCAATCCACATTGTTCGCTCATCCTGGAAGGTGGTAATCTTGAGCACCGCCGGTACCGGCAGCAGGAAGCCCTGCCTGGACAGCTGCTTCGTTATGCTGCTGGTGAAGTACACCGTAACCTGCACACGCTGCATCCTTCCCGTAACCTTAACCTGGAACTGGAGCCCACCTTTTTCAAAACCTATGATTTACTGGAAATGACCTGGGAAACTATTGCGGAGCATGACCTGCAACTGGCTGTGCTGAAGTTGTATCACGCATGCAGCATGGAGGAAGATACGCTGGGAGATACATCCCTGCTCAGTTTATGGGGAAGGCCAGGGCGTCCGGGTAAAGGTTTGCCGGCATGGGCTATCCGCATCAGGGAGCTGTTGCAGGACCAATGGGATACTCCCTTTACGCTGGCCTCCCTGTCAGCACAGGCGGGTGTGCATCCGGTAACGGTGTCCAGGTATTTCCCGCTGTATTTTCATTGTACGCTGGGAGAATATCTCCGGAAAATAAAAGTGGCACAATCACTGGCACTCGTACGTAATAAAGAAAATTCATTGACCGATATCGCCTTTCAATGCGGCTTCTACGACCAGAGTCATTTCATCCGCAGCTTCAGGCAGTACACCGGTTACCGCCCGGGAGCGTTCCGGAAATTATGA
- a CDS encoding AraC family transcriptional regulator: protein MLHDAVVASIANHYMILAGVNSLLEEAGKPPVHMEAVKRKLETNTMNVNEVMSDSKAFGATFKKLTGMLPVDYRQKYNKEAGAR, encoded by the coding sequence GTGCTCCATGATGCCGTAGTGGCCAGTATTGCAAACCATTACATGATACTAGCCGGTGTCAACAGCTTATTGGAAGAGGCTGGCAAGCCACCGGTACACATGGAGGCTGTCAAAAGGAAACTGGAAACAAACACCATGAACGTCAATGAAGTGATGTCAGACAGCAAAGCTTTCGGGGCTACTTTTAAAAAACTCACAGGGATGCTGCCGGTCGACTACCGCCAAAAATATAATAAGGAAGCCGGCGCCCGCTAA
- a CDS encoding dihydrofolate reductase family protein, whose amino-acid sequence MKENLQRIVGILKAPCQGPEKNILVYGSGRLVGALIQEELVDEYQLWVHPVVLGKGVPLFRNEQMRVMLEFQQMQTLKSGVIWFRFFVNKNLSPAGG is encoded by the coding sequence GTGAAGGAGAATCTGCAGCGTATTGTGGGTATACTGAAAGCACCGTGTCAGGGGCCGGAGAAAAATATTCTGGTGTATGGCAGCGGGCGGTTGGTGGGTGCATTGATACAGGAGGAGCTGGTCGACGAGTATCAATTGTGGGTGCATCCGGTAGTGTTAGGCAAGGGTGTTCCGTTGTTCCGGAATGAGCAGATGAGGGTGATGCTCGAGTTCCAACAGATGCAAACTTTAAAGTCGGGCGTGATCTGGTTCCGTTTTTTTGTTAACAAAAATCTGTCGCCAGCCGGGGGATAA
- a CDS encoding RNA polymerase sigma factor encodes MTYTELSDSDLVAGYNKGNVGCFNEIYNRYWAILYRHALRMLHDECASQDVVQETFHSLIRHGNIQETIPLRLLLYTTIRNRIINDYRRGKVREKYLASLRAHTPVSDCTDNQVRERELQRLIEAEISRLPERMRLTFELSRKQHFDYKTIAEQTRTSTETVRKQIHNAIRILRTKLSYF; translated from the coding sequence ATGACGTACACAGAATTAAGTGATAGTGATTTGGTTGCCGGTTATAACAAGGGCAATGTTGGTTGTTTTAATGAGATCTACAATCGTTATTGGGCCATATTATACCGGCATGCGCTGCGGATGTTGCATGACGAATGTGCTTCGCAGGATGTTGTCCAGGAGACATTCCATTCGCTGATCCGGCATGGGAATATTCAGGAAACGATTCCGCTTCGTCTATTATTATATACGACTATCCGGAACCGGATCATTAATGACTACCGGCGGGGAAAGGTGAGGGAGAAATACCTGGCGTCGCTGCGCGCACATACGCCGGTATCTGATTGTACGGATAATCAGGTGCGGGAGCGGGAGTTGCAGCGGCTGATAGAGGCAGAGATATCCAGGTTGCCGGAGCGGATGCGGCTGACATTTGAATTGAGCCGTAAACAGCATTTCGATTACAAAACGATTGCGGAGCAAACGCGTACCTCTACAGAGACGGTGCGTAAGCAGATTCATAATGCGATTCGTATTCTGCGTACGAAGCTCAGTTACTTCTAG
- a CDS encoding FecR family protein, whose translation MSDQETKDLLDRVERGDCTPEEKALVEDWYLELCRQQEPVAYNVDYSRIKKEIWHKLKIGNGKSPDAWYLMAAAVVFMSVLSYTRYMQQHTRIPVQEKLMAAIRPGSNKATLTLSDGSRINLDEAGGTINAAPGITVQQNKKGSLNYYITTRQPLKLSEDQPVYNTITTPRGGQYQVVLPDGSRVFLNAESTITFPVPFTGPIRRVQLNGEAYFEVAKNRQQPFVVSSQKQNIKVTGTHFNVCCYLNQPDITTLAEGSVEISPLHSSATRPLKPGQQAILTENKFEVKEVDTDDATAWKDGLFVFNGTPIKEVLKQIGRWYDVDFSDSNLPNRRFDAEIPRSLNLLQVIRIIEVSSRLKFRIDGRKVSVQ comes from the coding sequence ATGAGCGACCAGGAAACCAAGGATTTATTAGATCGTGTAGAGCGAGGTGATTGCACACCGGAAGAAAAGGCGCTGGTGGAAGACTGGTACCTTGAGCTTTGTCGGCAGCAGGAACCAGTAGCATATAATGTGGATTACTCCCGGATCAAGAAAGAGATCTGGCATAAGCTGAAGATAGGCAATGGTAAATCACCGGACGCATGGTATCTGATGGCCGCTGCAGTTGTTTTTATGTCAGTATTATCCTATACAAGGTACATGCAGCAACACACCCGGATCCCTGTACAGGAGAAGCTGATGGCCGCGATACGGCCAGGCAGCAACAAAGCTACCCTTACCCTTTCCGATGGAAGCAGGATCAACCTTGATGAGGCAGGAGGCACTATCAATGCCGCACCAGGCATTACCGTTCAACAGAACAAAAAAGGATCATTGAATTATTATATCACCACCAGGCAACCATTAAAACTATCGGAAGACCAGCCTGTGTACAATACGATTACCACCCCTCGGGGCGGTCAGTACCAGGTGGTCCTTCCAGATGGCAGCAGGGTTTTTCTAAACGCTGAGAGCACTATCACCTTCCCTGTACCTTTTACAGGGCCTATACGCCGGGTCCAATTAAATGGTGAAGCTTATTTTGAAGTGGCCAAGAATCGTCAGCAACCTTTTGTAGTCTCCAGCCAAAAACAAAACATTAAGGTGACCGGCACACATTTCAATGTATGCTGCTATCTAAACCAGCCTGATATTACTACACTTGCAGAGGGCAGCGTAGAAATATCCCCGCTCCATTCATCCGCGACCCGCCCACTTAAGCCTGGTCAGCAAGCTATCCTTACAGAGAACAAATTCGAAGTGAAGGAAGTAGACACCGATGATGCAACAGCCTGGAAAGATGGTCTGTTTGTGTTCAACGGTACTCCGATAAAAGAAGTTCTAAAACAGATTGGCAGATGGTATGATGTGGATTTTTCCGACAGCAACCTTCCCAATAGAAGATTCGACGCCGAAATTCCCAGGAGCCTTAACCTCCTGCAAGTAATCAGAATTATAGAAGTGAGCAGCAGACTCAAATTCAGGATCGACGGAAGGAAGGTCTCCGTTCAATAA
- a CDS encoding SusC/RagA family TonB-linked outer membrane protein, with protein sequence MDYNVPIKVGTGFSLQKIPSLLSRHALKIIVTMKIIALLFLFNLQVTASVYSQRISLTASNTPLRDVLQSIRKQSGYSFFVESDNLRDSKPVNLDLQETSITAALEKVFENQPFSYTIENKVIVVTRKRDNLSATDFLTFNNGGPDSLKVVHIQGMVKDDKGQPLVGVSIRVKGGGTGTVTNVDGNYNLKTNAAATLIFSYIGYLTKEIKASQGEVDVVLQQLNTALDQVQVIAYGTTTKRLSTGNQITINAETIERQPVSNPLLALQGRTPGVFIKQTTGLSAGNVNINVQGINSLTQGTAPFFVIDGVPYTPKNLLPTLMGTGITGGGGGSTLGYINPNDIESITILKDADATSIYGSRAANGAIIITTKKGKAGNTKVDLDLQTGWSTVPKQTKMLNTSDYIALRKEGKKNDNAPILPSDYDINGVWDTTRNTNWQKELIGGTASFTNLQGSISGGGLNTQFLVSGGYLKETTVFPGDLADTKANVHANISHISENQKFKYGLTITYLQDKNNMATSDLSSYAFSLPPDAPALYNSDGSLNWGLIPGTSSYSFVNPLSYLKRQYKGTSNNLIGNSSIGYTIIPGLEIRTSLGYNRLQSDETTIIPQSSYDPSATFNGRMSNAANKSITSWIIEPQIEYRKALKFGQFNFLLGSTVNEIKSYALAISGSGFANDAQLMNLQAAPVLSISSALQSDYRYCAFFGRFNYIYNNKYILTLAARRDGSSRFGSVNRFANFYSIAGAWVFSEENIVKNMLPKLSYGKLRVSYGTTGNDQIGDYKYLTLYNSVTTNIPYQQTVGLAPTGHANPYLQWELTKKLNFGLDLGFLNNRILLTANYYYNTSNNQLISYPLGYITGFPLINKNINATIKNTGVELQLEATPVKNQSFNWSTSINFTVAKNKLTRFDDLATSTLAASYMIGQPVNIALVYPFLGVNPATGFYQYLSKDGKATSDPNYNTDRVKPINLNPKWFGGFSNTLTYKNISLDLMFQFMNLTNTSDKMTFLGIPGSSVGTPALIADRWHNPGDQAQYQKATLNQRTAYNALLYSEARYADASYLRLKNVSLSYKLPKNWTRKVKISSATIFVNGQNIFTITNFYGPDPETGTFSTLPPLRTVTIGGHISF encoded by the coding sequence ATGGATTATAATGTACCCATCAAGGTGGGAACGGGTTTTTCTTTGCAGAAAATCCCCTCCCTGCTGAGCCGTCACGCGCTAAAAATCATAGTGACTATGAAAATAATCGCATTACTCTTTTTATTCAACCTCCAGGTCACCGCCAGCGTATACTCCCAGCGGATATCCCTTACCGCCAGCAATACACCCCTCCGGGACGTATTACAATCCATCCGCAAACAGAGCGGTTACTCCTTCTTCGTGGAATCGGATAACCTCCGCGACTCCAAGCCGGTCAACCTCGACCTCCAGGAAACCTCTATCACCGCCGCCCTCGAAAAAGTCTTCGAGAACCAACCCTTCTCCTATACTATAGAGAATAAAGTTATTGTTGTCACCCGCAAACGTGATAACCTCTCCGCCACCGATTTCCTCACCTTCAACAACGGCGGTCCAGATTCACTGAAGGTAGTCCATATACAAGGTATGGTTAAGGATGACAAAGGGCAACCGCTGGTGGGCGTGAGCATTCGCGTGAAAGGCGGTGGTACAGGCACTGTTACCAATGTGGATGGGAATTATAATCTGAAGACAAATGCAGCTGCGACTTTGATATTTAGTTATATCGGTTATCTGACGAAAGAGATCAAAGCTTCACAGGGGGAGGTTGATGTGGTATTGCAACAGTTGAATACGGCACTGGATCAGGTGCAGGTGATTGCATATGGTACGACGACGAAACGCTTAAGTACAGGAAACCAAATAACAATAAATGCAGAAACTATTGAGAGACAGCCTGTATCCAACCCCTTACTAGCCTTACAAGGCAGAACACCAGGAGTGTTTATAAAGCAAACAACAGGTTTATCAGCTGGTAATGTAAACATCAATGTTCAAGGCATTAATAGCTTAACTCAAGGTACCGCCCCATTCTTTGTAATTGATGGTGTCCCATATACCCCTAAAAACCTTTTACCTACTTTAATGGGAACAGGGATTACAGGCGGGGGCGGGGGAAGTACGCTTGGCTATATTAATCCTAACGACATAGAGAGTATTACAATATTAAAGGATGCAGATGCAACTTCTATTTATGGATCAAGAGCGGCAAATGGAGCCATTATAATTACGACTAAAAAAGGGAAAGCAGGAAATACAAAAGTAGATCTCGACCTTCAAACAGGATGGAGCACTGTTCCTAAACAAACTAAAATGCTAAATACCAGTGACTATATAGCACTCAGAAAGGAGGGCAAAAAAAATGATAATGCTCCTATCCTCCCCTCAGATTATGATATCAACGGTGTGTGGGACACGACAAGAAATACAAACTGGCAAAAAGAATTAATAGGTGGCACAGCTAGCTTTACAAATCTTCAGGGGTCAATATCCGGAGGTGGACTTAATACACAATTTCTTGTAAGTGGGGGATATCTCAAAGAAACCACTGTATTTCCCGGAGACCTGGCTGATACCAAAGCCAATGTACATGCAAACATAAGTCACATATCCGAGAATCAAAAGTTCAAATATGGCCTAACAATTACCTACCTACAGGACAAAAATAATATGGCTACCTCTGATTTATCCAGCTATGCATTTTCACTTCCCCCGGATGCACCGGCTTTATATAATTCAGATGGCTCATTAAATTGGGGGTTAATTCCAGGCACTTCATCATATAGTTTTGTCAACCCACTAAGCTATTTAAAACGACAATATAAAGGTACCAGTAACAATCTTATTGGTAACTCAAGTATAGGCTATACTATTATACCGGGACTGGAGATAAGAACCTCATTAGGATATAACCGTCTTCAATCAGATGAAACAACCATAATACCACAATCATCATATGATCCAAGCGCAACCTTTAATGGAAGAATGTCTAATGCAGCAAACAAATCAATCACCTCCTGGATAATAGAACCACAGATTGAATATAGAAAAGCTTTAAAATTCGGCCAGTTCAATTTCCTATTAGGAAGCACAGTGAATGAAATAAAAAGCTATGCCCTCGCGATCTCAGGATCCGGCTTTGCAAATGATGCACAATTGATGAATCTACAGGCAGCTCCGGTTCTTTCAATTTCTTCAGCATTACAATCTGACTACAGATACTGTGCATTCTTTGGAAGATTTAACTATATCTATAACAATAAATACATATTAACGCTAGCTGCCAGAAGGGACGGCAGTAGCAGGTTTGGATCTGTAAACAGGTTCGCTAACTTTTACTCTATTGCAGGTGCCTGGGTATTCAGTGAAGAGAATATAGTAAAAAACATGCTTCCAAAACTAAGTTACGGAAAACTAAGAGTTTCATATGGCACAACAGGAAACGATCAGATAGGCGATTATAAATACTTAACGTTATACAACAGTGTAACAACCAATATACCATATCAGCAGACAGTTGGACTGGCACCAACAGGGCATGCCAACCCATACCTTCAATGGGAGCTGACGAAAAAACTAAACTTCGGATTGGATCTGGGTTTTTTAAACAATAGAATACTCCTTACTGCAAACTATTATTACAACACATCAAACAATCAACTCATCTCTTATCCGCTTGGATACATCACAGGATTTCCCCTTATAAATAAAAACATAAATGCAACTATTAAGAATACCGGAGTAGAACTTCAATTAGAGGCGACACCGGTAAAAAACCAATCATTCAACTGGAGCACCTCAATAAACTTTACTGTTGCAAAAAATAAACTAACCAGATTTGATGATCTGGCGACGAGTACTTTAGCAGCATCTTATATGATAGGCCAGCCTGTTAATATTGCATTAGTCTACCCATTCCTGGGAGTAAACCCAGCGACTGGATTCTATCAATATCTCAGTAAAGACGGGAAAGCAACAAGTGACCCGAATTACAATACAGATCGCGTCAAACCAATAAACCTCAATCCTAAATGGTTTGGTGGCTTTTCCAACACACTAACATACAAGAACATATCATTAGACTTAATGTTCCAATTTATGAACCTAACAAATACCAGCGACAAAATGACATTTCTGGGAATACCAGGATCTTCAGTCGGAACACCGGCACTGATAGCCGATCGCTGGCATAATCCGGGAGATCAAGCGCAATACCAAAAAGCGACACTCAATCAACGTACAGCCTATAATGCACTTTTATATAGCGAAGCCAGGTACGCAGACGCCTCTTATCTAAGATTAAAAAATGTGTCGCTAAGTTATAAGCTCCCAAAAAACTGGACACGGAAGGTCAAAATATCCTCAGCAACAATCTTCGTTAATGGTCAAAACATTTTCACCATTACCAATTTCTATGGTCCGGATCCTGAAACCGGCACTTTCTCAACGCTACCACCATTGCGAACAGTAACAATTGGAGGACACATTTCTTTCTAA
- a CDS encoding RagB/SusD family nutrient uptake outer membrane protein, protein MTQKKYITIILVFISVHIFFFSSCKKFLDVGAPDTSMNAENVYQYDNTATAVLTGLYAKMMSGDFTSGGITSISLLTDLSADNLVLFDFNKIDYLPYYQNSLSADYFNAVLIGNYFINFYPRIYTINAAIEGVNKSQSLTPSVKQRVLGEAYFLRAFYYFYLVNIYGEIPLALTTDYTITGILPKSSTKQVYNQIYSDLQSSINLLDDNYVDASLIKTTTERVRPNKSTAIALLARAALFSNDYPTAESSATLLIDKKNLYDTLPLNQVFKKNSKETIWSLQPVKTGYNTDEGATFLLTSAPAAGTPKVFYASASLMKSFEQNDNRKSAWTGSVTSGGITYPFAAKYKIDANTSSVSEYNIVFRISEQYLIRSEARAQQNNITGALSDLNIIRNRAGLPLFNTNDINQLKNAILKERRVELFTEWGHRWMDLKRSNTIDNVMSAEEISKGGNWATYKALYPIPNSEIIKDKNLTQNPGY, encoded by the coding sequence ATGACACAAAAAAAATACATCACTATTATTCTGGTATTTATTTCCGTCCATATATTTTTCTTTTCAAGTTGTAAGAAATTCCTGGACGTAGGTGCACCCGACACAAGCATGAATGCTGAAAACGTATACCAATACGACAATACAGCGACAGCAGTATTAACTGGTTTATATGCCAAAATGATGAGTGGCGATTTTACCAGCGGAGGTATAACTTCTATATCCCTCCTAACTGACTTATCCGCAGATAACTTAGTACTTTTTGATTTCAACAAAATTGACTATTTACCATATTATCAAAACTCTTTAAGCGCTGATTACTTCAATGCAGTACTAATTGGGAACTATTTTATTAACTTCTATCCCAGAATTTATACTATTAATGCAGCTATAGAAGGAGTCAATAAATCACAATCACTTACCCCCTCAGTAAAGCAAAGAGTACTCGGAGAGGCATACTTCTTAAGAGCATTTTATTATTTCTATCTTGTCAACATTTACGGGGAAATCCCATTGGCCTTAACCACTGATTATACTATAACAGGCATCCTCCCAAAATCATCAACAAAACAAGTTTACAATCAAATATATTCTGATTTACAAAGCTCAATTAACTTACTTGACGACAACTACGTTGACGCCTCGCTTATAAAAACTACTACTGAAAGGGTGCGTCCCAATAAGTCAACTGCAATAGCTTTATTGGCAAGGGCTGCATTATTCAGCAACGATTATCCTACTGCAGAATCATCAGCAACTCTGCTAATCGACAAGAAAAATCTCTATGACACGTTACCTTTAAATCAGGTTTTTAAGAAAAACAGCAAAGAAACTATCTGGTCTCTGCAACCTGTCAAAACCGGATATAATACTGATGAGGGAGCAACCTTCCTACTTACAAGTGCACCTGCAGCAGGAACCCCAAAGGTCTTTTACGCATCTGCATCTTTAATGAAAAGCTTCGAACAAAACGACAACAGAAAATCAGCCTGGACAGGAAGTGTAACATCTGGCGGTATTACATATCCATTTGCTGCCAAATATAAAATAGATGCCAATACCAGCAGCGTATCTGAGTACAATATCGTATTTCGAATATCGGAGCAATATCTAATCAGATCGGAGGCGAGAGCACAGCAAAATAATATCACAGGAGCGCTATCTGATCTAAACATCATCCGTAATCGCGCTGGCCTTCCACTCTTTAACACCAATGACATCAACCAGTTGAAAAATGCAATACTTAAAGAACGCAGGGTTGAACTATTTACAGAATGGGGACACCGATGGATGGATTTAAAACGCAGCAACACTATAGACAATGTCATGTCTGCAGAGGAAATATCCAAAGGCGGGAACTGGGCAACGTATAAGGCGCTATATCCTATACCTAACTCAGAAATAATTAAAGACAAAAACCTTACACAAAATCCAGGATACTAA
- a CDS encoding thioredoxin family protein, which yields MRIHRKILLAIGIFLSLRSEAQTSNNITFRNYDNWKEIQNIARKENKLIFLDVYATWCVPCKKMEQEVYTVDSVHKYINDEFLSVKIQIDSNKNDNTEIQKMYGLASMIKSSYFIPAVPTFLFFDSNGNLIYQDQGYKSATALVKLCKTAKTSSEALTAKLAKFHQNKLTDDELLSLAQSLKSLKQDTLALKVAAKYKSLYIDKSDPEKVLPKAMTIINDFLILFGKKDLIIEYLYQNQLHSDSLLKARGFSRAVLDMIVRRDIIGPALVNSKKSPSWNEISRKVASEWDKDIADRTILESKIAWHLQHNNWDSISKYQVEKLDRNGIPADPFSLIEINRIAWEVIFKHSKDKKMLEKTAGYMKQITANNPTVFAFMDTYANLLYKLGKTEEAMLIEEKVINLAEKTKDTETIDSYKETFKKMKNGVSTWD from the coding sequence ATGAGAATTCACAGGAAAATATTACTGGCAATAGGCATATTTCTGTCACTCCGCTCAGAAGCCCAAACATCCAATAATATAACATTCAGGAATTATGACAACTGGAAAGAAATCCAAAATATAGCCAGGAAAGAAAATAAACTAATATTCCTTGATGTATACGCCACCTGGTGCGTTCCATGCAAAAAAATGGAACAAGAGGTATATACAGTAGATTCTGTCCATAAATATATAAACGACGAATTCCTATCTGTCAAAATTCAAATTGACAGCAATAAGAATGACAATACCGAAATCCAAAAAATGTATGGACTAGCATCAATGATAAAATCAAGCTACTTCATACCAGCTGTTCCTACTTTCCTATTCTTCGACTCAAATGGAAACCTGATATATCAGGATCAAGGTTACAAATCAGCTACGGCGTTAGTAAAACTTTGTAAAACAGCTAAAACCTCATCAGAGGCTTTAACTGCCAAGCTTGCAAAGTTTCATCAAAACAAACTAACCGACGATGAATTACTTTCATTAGCACAATCTCTCAAGTCACTAAAACAGGATACACTCGCATTAAAAGTAGCAGCAAAATACAAGTCACTCTATATTGACAAATCCGATCCCGAAAAGGTCCTCCCCAAAGCGATGACAATAATTAATGACTTTCTGATTCTTTTCGGGAAAAAAGATTTAATAATAGAATACCTATATCAAAACCAATTACATTCGGATAGTTTGCTAAAAGCGAGAGGCTTTTCAAGAGCTGTTTTGGATATGATAGTACGAAGAGACATAATTGGTCCCGCGCTAGTAAATAGTAAAAAAAGTCCTTCCTGGAATGAAATAAGCAGGAAAGTAGCATCTGAATGGGATAAAGACATTGCAGACCGAACAATACTTGAAAGTAAGATCGCCTGGCATTTACAGCACAATAACTGGGATAGTATTTCCAAATATCAGGTAGAGAAACTAGACAGGAATGGAATCCCTGCTGATCCTTTTTCACTAATCGAAATCAATCGGATAGCCTGGGAGGTCATATTTAAACATAGTAAGGATAAAAAAATGCTCGAAAAAACAGCTGGATATATGAAACAGATAACAGCTAATAATCCAACAGTTTTCGCCTTCATGGATACTTATGCAAACTTGCTATACAAACTTGGAAAAACAGAAGAAGCGATGTTAATCGAAGAAAAAGTAATAAACCTGGCAGAAAAAACAAAAGATACCGAGACAATTGATTCTTACAAAGAAACATTTAAAAAAATGAAAAACGGAGTCTCCACATGGGATTGA